The segment AGAAAAGTAGAGAAATAGAGTtcaattaacttttccttcaGATCATTCTTGtaactctttttctgtcttcatgtCTCGACTACTGAAAAAGATAACTGGTCTTCCTGTATCCATTCATTCTCTTAAACTTACAGACAACAAATTAATCATCCCAAGAACAAAGTAATGATGAAGCTGGGTTCATCAGGCCACTTCCCTATGTGAAGCCTTTCATTATCTCCACAATTGcgagtgccctccctcccaaactaccacTGCATTTAGCTCTGTTgtagatattttatttattcactgTGTATGTTTGCTGGATATATTTTTATGTGCCTCTGTGTCCACCCCATTATAAGAATATTAGCTCATTGAGAAGAATaatggtttcattctttgtacttttatcCCCAGGATCTGTTATAGTACCTgacataaatatttgttaactcattgtttgataattGACTTTGGACCCTAAATCTTTAGTGCCTCAGTGCCATGCAGAGAACAGAGTGTAAAGCCTGAATTTCAGATCTCTCCATTCTGGCCTTGTCCTGGCCTATCTCTATCTTCTCCTCTACTCCCCAGCAAGGTTACTTTATTCCTAAACTTCCTGCTTTTTGTATATTATGGGCATTTCTACGAGTAGGCATGGTCTTTCACCCCCTATGTCCTTCTGGGTACACCTGAGCCTTCTAAGACCACTGTAGTGCACAGAGATCCTCTGTTTATTTGTGGACTTACTCACATGctgatttcttttcctatttcattgTTTTGTGTGTGAGTGACTTCTCTCCATGATACTAttaaagctccttgaaggtagggatcaTTCTCTTAGTATAATATAGCTTAGTACTTATTGAAGTGTGGGGGAAAGGGAGTCACTTGACCTAATTTTGCTGTAAAATGTAGgattaaaatcattattctttaAGTCCTTTACAACTTTAAACTTGTGATTCTATATAGCAGCAGATATATGCactgtattttaattttattttatttaattggaaaaacctACCTTTATTTCTGAAGCAAATTGAGAGGGAGAGACTGCAATTGATCTCCTTGAGTCCATAGTATGGACTCCATGCAAAGTTTTGTTTATGAGATGGTGCTGCTGCAGATTGGATCTCTCCTACTACAGTACTTAACAGACATTCAGTAATTATTTGTTTACCAACATAGTCCTATGggttcaaaattctttttctatatattcaaaatattccATAGAATAATATCACTAAGCCCAAATCATGGCTATTCCTTACACAATGATTTCTTATTGAACATGAAATAGATGTGTTGAAATTGTTtacttctctctcttgacctcatgttcaataaataatttttagtgtttaaggaaaaaaagaaacattttccaaTAGAGCAGTGGTAAGACTGCTTCTTAATGGGCCTAttacctccttcttccctcctctcttccaaagTTTGCCTGCTTTATCAAACACTTGTTCGAACTGAATGCTTCATCAGTCTAAGGCAGATAAAGACCTCTAATATGCAGCTATAGGAATCACAGAGGTTTGGGTAAACTTGAAtggctttatttatttacttattttacatGAAGACATTTGTCTAAATGGaaaaactacaaagaagtaaatcAACACAAAATATATCTAAATTTAAATCTGTAAAGGGGAAAATACTGTTAATAATGGCACTTTCTGTGATGATTTTCTCATATAgcatatacacacagaaatacaTACAGTACAGTTTAAGCATTCAAAAATGTTAATGTTAAAGAGTAATAAACATATCTCAGTTTtaggaaataatttaataaaCAGATTCTTCACATGTGCCTTTGTACATCAGTAGGTTTTTCCTCTTCATATATACAGTACTTATGGGTACTAAAGAGATTGGCTCATATTTACAGAAATATCAGGGAAGTTCAGGTTTGAAATGGGAAGGCTTTGATTCTTTCAACTGGTTTTTAACATCTATTTCAAAAACTCAGCATCTGATCATATTTCCTTTGCTATAACCCATGGTTAATTCTTCCATGATTACTACTTCCAAATTAAATGTGACTTTGTATTCTCATACATGCACACTTGTGTGTGAATTTCATATACTTCATTCATAGGTTCATTTTGCTGGTGctaaccaatttttaaaaatctgtaataTTGATGGAACAAACCTAAGATTAAGTTTACTTTTCATAAACAATTGCAAagtaagaaagattttttaaaaatctgaactcTCTTACCATTAATAACAGTCAACAGAATCACTAGTAGGAAAACCAACAACTCTAAGATTATAAGCAAAAAGTTTTGTCAGCAATAGTGCCACCAAAATCTGACTAAAAATGGGATCCTGTGTGTCTTATAAAGTAATTGGAAGAAATATGTTTAAATTCACAGTTCACCTTGGCTTTTCTAAAACGTGGTCTTCCCTCtaaccttttttccccttaacaACTTAAGACTCTCTTCATTTATGGCAACATAGCTGAAATgtcagaaataaaaaatacagccgaggcaagaaaaatgtaaatcagCCAGGTTGCATCAAAGATGAATTTAGAGAGGAAACCACAAGAAAATAGATGCGCCAATGAGATGTGAAAACCAAATTATGCAGTGTGTTAGAATTAACAGTAAAAGATGTCTTCAAATCTGGAGAGGGCTGATAAAAGACTGGTGGTGTGTGAAGCATGGCAGCGGGGGACCTGCTCtcagtggaaaaagaaaagaacagagagagattaagaagTGGGACAGAAGGTTTACTTTCGCAAAATGATGGAGTGAGATTCCCCAGGGATGTGGAATAAGAAGTGGAATGGGCCACAAAAAGAGTGCTTAGAACCAGCTTTAATGAAGCTACATTCCCAAGACGCAGTTTATAATTGTGGATGCTTCTAACATCACCTCCGTGATCAAAGAAAGCATTGGTCTGGCCGCTGGCATTGCATTCATTACTCCATCCAGGTTAGGGTGTTGCTGAGGTTACTGGTTTGAAAGTTGGGAATGATGACCTGGATAATGGACATGATATATTAGTGCTGACTTTTTATTACTTCTTCCAGTTAATGTAGGGGCAGGGGGCAAGAATAGGGTGCATTTAGAATCCAGATGGTTCAGTGTATGTGTGGGAAGATGAGAGAACAAGTAGACCGTGAGGAAGAGACTATTCAGAAATATTATTCTTTCAAGTAGAAGgaaaaatgcatgaaataaactCCTGTAATTTGCATAGAAAGTTTTTTAACTATTGAAAAATTGAGGTGGAAATCTTGATTGAAGGGCGAACCTACAAGATTGAGACAGATCACTTTCTATGGAGTCCCTTCTGGGGAAGAAGTGGTCTATTTTGTTAGAAAAAAGAGATATCATTTGTGATTATAAGCCTGTGCCTTTGTGAAAGAAGAGTTCATGGCCCTTTTCCTGGAGCTCTTTGTTCCATATAAAAAACTCAGAGCTTGAAGAACATGAGAATAGGAGGAGATTTTAAAATACAGGTCTTCATCTGGCATCTGTGAACTTGggctttttttatatattttgataactcaatttcaatataattgatttactTTGTAATCCTCTTTGTGTTATACACTGAAAAAGTATTATTCTGGGAATATTTctctagactgccaaaggaggtCAGtgacaaaaaatattaagaacccctgctttaaagaaagaagaaaacaacttttCACTTCCTtaccctctccctttttcctccaatGAAATAAGAATTGGAAACCAGATTTCAAGTGGATGGGCTCAGATGAGTACTTGGAGACACTTAGGAAGGAGAGTTAAAGGACTTCGCTGTTGCAACATACTGGCCAAAATCTTAGGGAAAGTCTGTTCTTTGTTAGCAGCCAGCTTTCTTTTTCTAGTGTGATATACTATTGGAGAAAGCCATATACTCTTGCCTAGTAAGATGTCTCTCTGAAAAAAGAACATTCAGTTCAGTTTTCTAAGTCTGGTAAAGTGTGTCTGCAGTAGGTTGGGAAAGAAGTCAGGTTTGCTGTTTTACAGTCTTAAAACCTGAGACCCTGGAAACAGGTCGATCCAAGTAATGGCTCTCACAGGCAAAGTCATTTGGGCAATTGGAGGTCAGATGAGGCCTTGAGGGAAAAAGTAGTTGCTTGTAATGATGCAGCCTAATGCCCAAGTTCTCCTGAAAGGCTGGGTCCTGGCTTCCTTCGCCACTGTAGATTTAGAGTAGACCTGATAACGATTGAATGGAAAGGAATGAACAGACAGAGGAGTGGTGTCATTGGCAGCACCTGATTCTTTTCTTCAAAAGGTGCTGCttccaaaggaaagggaagaTTAAATGATGCAAAAACAGTTTGGCTGAGCTTTGTGCAAAGCTGGGTGGATGTGTAAAGATGGGTAGGTACTGTAAGGTTTGTTCAAGCAATCAAACTACATTGATGTTTTCTTATCATTGTCATTGACATCCTGCCCTTTGCTACCTGCGTGTCCTCAGGCAAGTCATAACCTCTTTGGGTCCaagctttctcatttttaaaatgtggggggcagaggagggaaaagaagaggtgtaattggactagatgacttctaaggtcctttccagctataaGCCTATGGTCCTCAGTGGCTTTGGCTTTATTCACAAGTGTTCCTTTGAAAAAATAACTCATACGTAtggattttctttgtatttaccttaactttaatgtagaagttgctttCACTTTTATATGGCACTTCTGAATAATAATAAGTCAATTTTAGGTTACCCAGTGATGAGTTTTACAAAAGTAAGTTTTTAATCATTATGGAGTCTCAGGGACGACTTACGGAGTCACATTATTCATTCCTGGGTGGTTGTTCAGACATCCAATTCCCCTCTTCCCTGCAAGATCATGCTTCATTTTACCAGAACAGATCTTCACATTTCTCTTGTGCAGCATACTCCAACACAACTAACTACATTgtataattttcatattttcttttcattccatttttttttatagctTTGGACCTGGTAACTCTGTAGTAATTGAGAATTAGAAAGTAGAAAATCAGTCCTGCTCACTGTCCCCATGACAGTGAGAAGGATTTAAGTGTGTTATGATGTGTAAGAATTAGCAATTCCTTTAATATTCCTAGATTATTCCACAGCTTAAAACCaggcatatacatacacatatacacacacacatacatacatacatatatatatatatataaacatacaggcatgtatatacatacagagagagattCTTACTCATTTTAAGAAGTTTTAGTAATATCATTGTTGGCTTAAGTGCCATAAACTTTTTCTATGCAACATTTAACacgaaaaggaaagagaagatgacAACTGAGTTTCATGAACATGTGGACCTTAGGTAGTTGGTtttgttgtgtgttttttttttaatttttaaaaaagtacattcCACCATCatttatttcctccattttaatACTTAGTGGATTACTACTAAATATCTGTgcttccttttaaaaagaaaaaagtgaagaatcAAGTATTTTCACATACAGGCAAGCATAGTATAAATACGGAATTTCCAGATTCTTATTACTTCATTTAGAAAAAGCCTCATTTAGAAAAGGTTTAAGATGAGTAAATTACTTCAGTGACAAAATGCACACATTTTAAGGGAGAAAACAGATAAGTTAATAATATTGTAGCTTATATTTCAACTCAGACTGCTGGAACAGCCTATCCCTTTGGTCAGCATTACCTTGGCCAGAGACTAGCCATCCTGGTGAGGACACACAGGGCATGTCGAGAAGAGCACTAAGACTGTTCCATTTAGAATTATTGCATCTCTTTTGCTAAGGCAGAAAACAGCATTGTCCTTTTCTTGGACAGgtaacaaagtgctttatatccaTTCAAGACCTCACTTTACCTTTTCGTCATTTCTGTACCCAGGATTATTAAAACTGGGAAGAAATGCAGAAATCGAGCTCACTGACTCAGTGCTTTGAAAGTGCTCTCAAATGCCAGCTCTTCTGACCTGCCTGAGCTTTCTGTTAGTATTGCTGTGCCACCTCTGTTAGAACAAGCATCCCTTGGTCAGTAAGAACAGCAGCCCCCTTCCAGTATCAATGCTAAGAGCTTCTAAGAAAGTTCTTGGTGAGAAGCAGCAGGATTGTGCTGGCGTGGTGAAGTCCCGCAGTGCAAGAGTTTCTCCTTTCCTACGTCATCACCTGCTGTACTGTTGCTCGATCATGAGAACACCTCTGATGACCACAGTGCATTTTTTTAATCAGGCGTCGTAGCTTGCCAGGAAAATTTTTGTTGATGTAGCGGTAGAGGAGCGGCATCACAAAACTGCTAGAGAAAGCTAAGAATTTTGACAAGTCCTTGATGAAATGCAGTATCCGCATGTAGTGCTCATCCATGAGTTTTCCTTGTGAAACAAGGAATGTGTTCACCAGGAGAGTTAGGTAGTAAGGTGTCCACAGCACAAATTGTGTACACACTGTGGCAATCAGAAGCCTATGCACAGAAGGGTCCAGTCTTCCAGTATCGTGATCAAGGGGTGTGGCTTCCTTCCGTATCCGTAAAATCAACACAAGTGCATAAAGTACAGCAACAGCAGGGACAACATACCCAATAAACACCATGATGGCATCGGCCGCCTCCTTGTTTTGCATCTTGGAGCACTCAATGAGCTTAGTGGACACATGACTACAGATGTAGAAGAGCAGAGAGGAAAAGCTTGTAAGCATTGCCCCTCCCCAAATAAAACCACAGACATGCTTGGTGTTATACACACTAGACATGTAAGTCCGGGGTAGAGCTCGCTCAATGTAGTAATCCAGGCTGAGCAAGGTGGTTGAATACATGATAACCAGGGAGGAAACATTAAACAAAATCAGCAGTGTGATATAAACTTCACTGTTAAAGCTCCAGATGGCCCACTTGGTGGTGGTTGGTCCAAGAAGGTATATTGGTGCCACAGCATTGATTATGAGGCCAGCAATGGCAATGTTCACAAAGTAAACATCAGGCATAGTCATAGTGGCCTTGTTGTACAAATTGACCAGGACCAGCAGAGCATTGTAGCAAAGGCCAATTGGGAAGCAGATAATGAggtagaggagggagaagatggagagggTAAGGTGGAAGTCATGGCAGAGGAGTTGGTCCTCCCTGTGCTGGGTACCATTGAAAGTGTCGCAGCTCCACATAGTGAACCAATCAGGGGTAGTTTTTCTGATGACTTCCAGCTGTTCTGTAAAGAAAGAAGTAATAGCAAATTAGTTTGCAACACATCTCCAGATGTATTGTCCCTAGGCATATCTTAGACATCTGGGATGGCAGGACTAGAAGAAGAAGCCACGTGCCTTAAAGTATCACAAGAACAACAGCAAGCCATTGTCACATTTCAAAAGGAAGAGTCTCTTGAGGATTCAATCTCCTTCTCTGTGTGTTTTTCATGGAAGGGTAATAAACCATCAAAATGACTGCTGTCTTATTAGCCCCAAACAGGGCTGGTTATGACCAGAAACTTTATGATGTAATAATTTTACTGGCCATGGTGAGTCTCTCCCTAATGTAATTTCTGAATGAAATCTGAGTAATGGATAATTCATTCAGGATGCTTCCCCGGAAGCTTTTCAAAAGCTGCTTCAaacttttttctccatctcagtCAGAGGATGGGTGCGACCCTGACTGATGTATAGCCCGCTTAGAGTGAGGGAGGCAGTACATGATACAGTCATTTCCAGGCACAGAAAATGAAGCAAAGGTCTTGGACTGCATCTCTTCTAAGATGTTTCTAAGTAGCATTTTAGGGCAGGGGTAGGTTTCTCCCATCAGAAAAATCATACTCATAGTAGGACAGATCTACCTTGTCTAATAGACAAGAGATGGGTGAGTAGGGAATGGGGAAGAGTATCCTGCACTCTATCAGGACAGGAGTCtctgtgatacagtggaaagaatgttgaatataattagaggacccaagttcaaatcctacttctaatACTACTACCTGCTTTCATAGGCCTCACTTTCTATCTAGAAGATGAAGCAATTGGACTTAGGAATAGATAACCTCTGAGATCactttcaaatataattttctgaaacaaagaaatttttctttgtatcaccctTCAACCTTGCCTTCCACAACCTCATTGTTGTTATTGTCTGGTCgtctcagttgtgtccaactctttgtgacccaatctggggtattttttgggggaaagatactGGCAaagatagtttgccatttccttctctagctcattttatagatgaagaaactgagataaatagtgttaagtgacttttccagggtctcacagctagtaagtacctgaggccagatttgaactcaggaagatgagtcttcctgactccaggcccagcacactatccactgcaccacctaactacttGCACCGCAGCCTCATTAGCTAGCCTAAAACCCCCAACCTATTCTGTCAGTGCTGTAATACATACCATAGATATGGTCATATAAATATCTTGTGGTTCATACAAAGAACTGAGTGAGCTCTcttatctcctcagtttccagtctGCATTGACCTGCTCTTTGTCATATCTGTCTGGTTGGAATGGTTTAGTGTAGAGGCTCTCCATGTATTCTCTTAATATTAATAAGCCCATGGATCTGTGACCACACAGTCACagagtttaaaaattagaatgaacctCAGTGACCACTGAAGTCCAATAGATAGATAAAAGCAATACCCACAGTCCCATGCTCACCAAACCCTGCTTCTGCTCagagacctccaaggagggggaTCCCCCCACCTCTCAGGGCGGCCCACTCTACTTGTAGACAATTCCAGTTATTAAGAAGTTATTCCTGACATCAGTCCTGAGTGGGTCTGTCTGCACCTTCCACATATTCCACCTGGTTCTTCCCTCGGGGgccaaaaaaaaagtctaataaaTAAAATCTGTCTAATGACACTTtattttcaagtacttgaagacagctatcgtGTCTACTCAGTCTTCTCCAGGCCAAAcaaccccagttccttcaaaGGATGCTCATGTAACATGGACTCAAGGCCCATCCCTATCTTAGTTGTCCTTCTGAACACTTCACTTGAGGTCTTGATGACAGCAGAATCCTGTGTGGCTATTTCTAGAAGCCATGCCCTCCTTAATGCAGCCAAGAAGGCATTAGCTTTTGGGGGCCTGCTACACCACGCTGATGAGTCATCATGTTTTCAGCCTACTGAaacccccacatcttctccagaatAACTGCTGCCTAACCATACCTACCCTTTTTATACCTATGaagttatttgtttttcaaacacAAGTGTTAAGACTtttcatttatccctattgaatttcattttattaaatccAGCCCACTGCTCTAACCTTGCAGGATCCTTTTGGTTCCTGACACTGACATCCAGTGTATCAGTTATACCATCAATGTATCATTTACAGATCTGATGATTATACCTTtgatgcctttatccaagtcattgatacaAATGCTAAACAAGATCTTGTTAGTGCTTTACATCAGTCTCTAACCTTCAAGCTACTTTTGATTTCTTATAATCACTGCTGGTTGAATTAGGAATTGGGGCAGGGGGTCTATGGTTCTAGAAGTCAGTTATTTACAGGAATGCAGAGTAGAATTTCTCTTTGAGGATCCCTGTATACCTTGGAGAAAGAGGCCAAAGTAACATCAGTCTGCCTTGGAGACCCACCAGGCAAAGTTTCAAAATGATGAGGGGTCCACTAGGGGAATTCCTGCCTTATGTGATACAAAATTCTGTTGCCTTTCCCATATTAAGCAAATGCTTAAAAGCAGATCTGCAGTATCTGGAACCATTATATGTAGAAATCTCTTGTTTTccaaagtgggggggggggggcacttaAGAATTGTTAGGGCTCTCAGGTTGTGTGTTGGTACAGTCAAAATCATGGTGTTTGTAGAGGAAAAAACACTGGACTTGGTGTCAAAGGACCCAAATTCAACTGTCACTTCTCCTTTTGGCTACCTTTGGGTCTTCAGATAAGCCTCCTAATCCCTCTGCATACGTTTAAAATGAATCTACAACCTTAAATTTTGTGCTTCCAAGATAGATGTttgctgttttctctctttttggttTCCCAGTCAAAACAAGTATAAAACAAACCTCAATTTGCCAAAATCAAGCAAGCAATACTGTACCAATATTAGCATGATTACTCTAATACATAATTGATGTATTAcattaattaaaacaattcagtGGTGGATGTTCTTTTGCAGATATCAACCATTAAATTAACCTTAGAGAGTGTTCTGAGgctgacttgcccatggtcacgtagctggtaagtgtcaaaggcagaatttaaactggTATCTGCAGCTAAGAGAATTAAAAACGACATCAAGCCTAAAATTTCACATTGAGGTGTTGATGTGCTTTAGGTGGCTATACTAGAAGGTGACAGGTGGAATTAAATTTGCAATAATATTTTGCAATCCAGAGAATGACATCCAATAATATGAGACAGTGAATAAATCAGGTTGCTTTTAATTTGTATAATAAAGGGTGCATAaaatttaacctctgcctgtatAGTGTATTGTTTCTCTGCTTGAGCATACATTCATCCCTGATGTTTACTTTGTGAACAGTGCCATTGTTGGCCTCATAATCAATGCTGTGGCATCAAAATATGGCATCAGAGAAGTATCTACTAAACAAAAATGACAGTTCAAATCCTTACAGTAGAACCGCtgatttcttaattctttcatCTTCCCCTTTTCTTAGAACTCTCTTGTAACACTAACAAAGAAAGCTTGGTTATCTTAATCATGGTTTCCCCAGCCCTCCCCCTCCAAGATCTTTTAGCCAACTTcctgtgtatttccttcccttctcctcttcctcttcttccaccTCCTGCCCTCTCCAGTTCAGCATGCCACATTCCTGCAATAGCTAATATGAAGTTTAAATGCTGTCTTTAAAATTGTCATTTCctctttgaattttaaaagtttcttcttCCCTTTACAGAAATCCTATGTCCCCCAAAATGTGTCTGACTATGAAAACTCTGTGGACTCTATGAACACTAGTGGAAACAGGAAGCACAGGTGTCAGCTGTACCTTTTTAGTGGTTTAATTTTACGAAGCTTTCACTGTTCTTTCACCCTTTGCTTTTCCAGCAGAATATTATCAGCCATAGACAGCTCTCTTAACATTACTGGTAGTGAAAATTATGCTGTTTTCATTccattgcatatttttgtttCCAAAACTGAAATTCTTGTTATTCTATGAGGTTGTGCCCTTCAGCTACCATCATCAAATTGCAGCATGATCCAGCATTTCCCCCCCCTTTGTCCAGATAGGCTTCTCTTCTGAGTGCTTGATAACTGTTTCAGCACCTGTCTGTATGTACTAATTTCCAAGTTCTTCTTACGTACCATATGAGAAACGAAAGATGAGAGCTAGATACAAACCTTCAGAGAAAGCGGTTATAGACATGCTCAAAAGCTGCGTGGTCTGACTCACAGGGATGGGAAGCAGTGTGTATCATGTACACGTTTTACATTTGTCTTAGCAGCTGCATGAGAGACATGCCCTTCTCATTAAAAAGTGCATTTCATTTGCTTCCCCTTCTCcgtcctcccccccaccccaattcctTCCTGGCATTCTCTGATTCCCTGACACTTGACTCCCCTTCAGTTTGATCATATCAGAAACACATTTTACTCAGAATAACTTACTTCTTTTTGGGCTATCTACATCGCCTACTTGCCGCACTCATGTTCATTCTCCCTCTCATCACCCAGATCAGCTTTTTGTATATCTGCAGGCTCTCACAGCCACACAAAAAAACTCCTACCTTCAGTTCACGCCACACATTCCTCTGCACCATGAAGTCCCGACTCAGTCAGTAAGCAACGTTTCAGAAGGAGGAAGCTGACAGAAAAGATCTGCTCTGTGCTTTTCCTCTGGAAACCCTACTGCCTCGCTATCAGCAGTGGACATGCAGCGTGGTATTTCATGTGcgcgcgcgtgcgtgtgtgtgtgtgtgtgtgtgtgtgtgtgtgtgtgatagagagtttgtttttcctttagtaAATTACTCACAAAGTTTCTGCTTCATTTGGCAGGCAACAGTGGCCCCTCCCTATCTCTGTTTACAGCCAGTTTCAAGAAATGAGAGGTTGTGTTGCATGTGAAGACAGTGGATTGTACAATTAAACACAGACAAATCCTCTTGCTTTCGATTTGTTAGACTTTGGGCTTCCTAGAAGACTGAAGTTGGCTTTGGGGTTCAGCCAGCTGTTTCTCTCCTTCCATGTGGGAGTTGCAGCTCAGTCACAATGGAGAGAAGACAACCATTTTTCACTGACTTGGCAGAAGGACTTGGGAACAATCTTACAGTGGTGGTTTCCTGATAGTCCAGAGTGATAGGAAACATGTTTGTCAGtggaatttttcattttgagGAGATAAACTGAATGGACAGATGTCTGTAGTACATAAGGGCAGGTTAACCGAGTTTCATTATGAAGTTGTCATATGGGGAGAAATTCTGATAAGGAGCCAGCATGGACTTCTtgagaggatctggattcaaattttgtCTCAACTTCTatctgtatgactctgagcaagttttTAACTTTCCGAGGACTCAACTATAAATAAGGGGGGCTAAATTAGAGGGTCTCCCACAGTCCCTTCAAGTTTCCAGTTCTGTGATGAATGTGTTTGTTCTAAGCCAGTAACTCCAGTTATAAGGTGGGTGATGACAGTGGCAggcaggggaaagagggaaagccAGATTCTAGGACACTTAGAatccaaaagcaaaaacagatttgTGTTTAGCAGTTAACTGTCTTTGGGGTGGGAGTATATGGTATTAATATAAACTAAATTGGAGGTGATCTGCCCCTACCCTTTTAGTGTTAAAGCTATGACTTATCAAACTTTGTGAACAGTTATTTGGCAGATGTCTCTTTTTAGTGCTTGACCTCCTCATTCACTCTCCTTTAGATAGGAGCTGCTTAGTTTGTTAATATATGGCTCCCAAGGAAATAGAGCAGAAGGAATTACAACAAGAACAGAATTCTTCTGTCTTATTCCAAGAACAACTTAATTGGGGGGAAATTATCACGTGAAATAAAATCTGGTCACGTTTTCCTTTCCTTGTTCATATGATGCCATTTCTGCTGGCTCTCTTCATTCCAACATCATTTTAAGACCACATCATGCATTTATTCTAATTATTCTGGGAACTGAAACTGCATTTCCATACCAGAAGTtgaattttgatgattattttgttgttattttattattcatttgcCTACCATGGCTTGCT is part of the Notamacropus eugenii isolate mMacEug1 chromosome 3, mMacEug1.pri_v2, whole genome shotgun sequence genome and harbors:
- the GPR146 gene encoding probable G-protein coupled receptor 146, giving the protein MWSCDTFNGTQHREDQLLCHDFHLTLSIFSLLYLIICFPIGLCYNALLVLVNLYNKATMTMPDVYFVNIAIAGLIINAVAPIYLLGPTTTKWAIWSFNSEVYITLLILFNVSSLVIMYSTTLLSLDYYIERALPRTYMSSVYNTKHVCGFIWGGAMLTSFSSLLFYICSHVSTKLIECSKMQNKEAADAIMVFIGYVVPAVAVLYALVLILRIRKEATPLDHDTGRLDPSVHRLLIATVCTQFVLWTPYYLTLLVNTFLVSQGKLMDEHYMRILHFIKDLSKFLAFSSSFVMPLLYRYINKNFPGKLRRLIKKMHCGHQRCSHDRATVQQVMT